The DNA segment AGAACAAAGTAGAAGAAGATTCtctagataaattaaaaagtatggGCGATAAGGGAGTCGTCAAATGTCGTAACTGTAACGGCGATCACTGGACATCTAAATGTCCATATAAAGATACTGTTCTCGCTGGTggtaagttatatatattacagaaGTTagaattcatataaataaagcttGATACACATTTGGCCCTAGCCAAATGTTATGCATCGGACTTTATAAGTGAGCCTACTGTTAcgtgtttttttctttacgctttgtgcgtgcgtgcttatttattatattatataaatagaaaatattgtataaaattttttaattaaaatttaaaatttcttgttaaatAAGAGAAGAAATAAAGTATCTATTACGGTTGAAGCTGGATCTTGGTTTCTTTCAGAAAAACAAAATCCAGTCTCAATTATGCtacgcattttttttatttatttgtatgattacatttatgtgtagttaaggggatcctaaagttattgttcaaattattaattgtttaataaattaaatttacaaactaAATGCATGGAGCCACATGTTACcacacaataaataaatatcaaatgacgcttttttttttttttttttttttaataaaaattaaatgttaaaatattctctttcAGGGAAAGTACCAGACGACAAGAAACCTCTCGTCAATACAGGAGTACCCGGTGCAATGGCTGAACTTAAGCCACAGGGTGGCAAGTACGTACCACCTGGTATGCGCGAGGGTGGCAACAAACGTGGCGACTCGATGCAAATGCAGAGACGCGACGACACGACCGCCATACGTATTTCCAATCTCTCACAGAGCACTACAGATGCAGATCTGGACGAGCTTGTGAAACCATTCGGTTCTGTAGTGAAGCAGTTTCTTGCCAAAGAGAAACTCTCCAATCTCTGCAAGGGTTTCgcatatgtacattttaaacATAGAGCCGACGCCGCAAGAGCAATTGCTACTCTGGATGGTTACGGTTACGATCATCTAATTCTGAGCGTCGAATGGTCGAAACCACAAGTtcagaataattaaaactaaatgcAAACGACGAGTGAGGCAGCATGGACAGAAATATGAATTTAGTTCAACTGAAAGAAATCCTCTATGGAAATCCTACGACATACGAACTGTATTTGTGCGTAAATCTATATTCTTATGATATCAAATGTAGAAAGACAATAGTGGTCTGTAttctcatttaattataaatgtcagatttttaattagatttacgttatatatttatttaatatgtttaattatgtataataaaaattcctaCCAGAAATATACCTGCAAATACAGACCGCGAATTCTCtatcgttattttatattttaaaatttatgtacattaaGTAAgcgtataaatatgtaaatgtataatacatatatttacttatttatataaaaatatattaaatacgtattatatatttatcacatcGTAAGTATATAGTATGTATTtagtatataatgtatatcttataataaatttatagtaaaaaagaGATAGTAAACGGGAAGCTTATTcttcataattttacattctattATACTGTAAAATCTTTTCTGATGATATTGCACCTTCCAGTCTATTGATTCAAAACTACTCTGTTTActcgtataaaaataattatatcaatagaTGAATTATCTATCTTTATATTCTGAGAAtcgattgaaaaatatataaattcttacaCGACGAACTGATTTTCTTAACTTCTATAGTCTTAATTACttgcaaaacaattttagagaagaaaaaatgtgAAGAAAacttattatgtattaaaatctattaagtCTATCGGGATGAAACAAAGTTGGATGAGTTAGATCTGGAACTTcgtttatattaacattaaaagtataaatcgCTTAGCATAGacagttttatttcaatatattacaTAGATTATATTGAATCACAAtgaatgtaattacatttgaaTCTGGCCACGTGTGGCCGCATTATGAGTGGAGTTAGGTACATATTTCCAGAATCGTAACGTTATGTCTAATACAACCTTACACAATGGCTTATAGAAGACTCCTTGAAAGGTACATCCATCGCgctaattacaatataatacatcATTCTTCATTCTTATCCTTCATTCGTCAttcgtattttctttttactatcAGCGACGACACGTGTTGCTGTTATCGAATAATAGGCCACGACTCGTGTAAttctgagagaaaaaaatattgaggaCAAATCGATGACCGCTAAACAATTGAAGATTGTCGTTGAAAATTGTGAATGGTATGAAACATCACATGCAACTTGTGTTTAACACATTATTCTGctcgtataataaatatagaacaCCCTGTAATAACCGCAATTATTTGCGAATATGTATAGTCATCAGTAAAAATCAGTCAGTAAATgcatgattaaaattaatattttttggatTTACATGTAAAGTACATCACGTTGCATGTAAAGTAGTTTGAAGtatttcgagaaaaaaatgca comes from the Monomorium pharaonis isolate MP-MQ-018 chromosome 9, ASM1337386v2, whole genome shotgun sequence genome and includes:
- the LOC105829151 gene encoding eukaryotic translation initiation factor 3 subunit G isoform X2, translated to MPVAQNEVKSSWADEVEEEGGALPAPTEVYENGMKILTEYKYNQDNKKVKVVRVYKIERRIVSKTIAERKNWAKFGDSADDRPGPNPATTVGGEDVFMQFISSKEEENKVEEDSLDKLKSMGDKGVVKCRNCNGDHWTSKCPYKDTVLAGGKVPDDKKPLVNTGVPGAMAELKPQGGKYVPPGMREGGNKRGDSMQMQRRDDTTAIRISNLSQSTTDADLDELVKPFGSVVKQFLAKEKLSNLCKGFAYVHFKHRADAARAIATLDGYGYDHLILSVEWSKPQVQNN
- the LOC105829151 gene encoding eukaryotic translation initiation factor 3 subunit G isoform X1; amino-acid sequence: MTDDSLTEMPVAQNEVKSSWADEVEEEGGALPAPTEVYENGMKILTEYKYNQDNKKVKVVRVYKIERRIVSKTIAERKNWAKFGDSADDRPGPNPATTVGGEDVFMQFISSKEEENKVEEDSLDKLKSMGDKGVVKCRNCNGDHWTSKCPYKDTVLAGGKVPDDKKPLVNTGVPGAMAELKPQGGKYVPPGMREGGNKRGDSMQMQRRDDTTAIRISNLSQSTTDADLDELVKPFGSVVKQFLAKEKLSNLCKGFAYVHFKHRADAARAIATLDGYGYDHLILSVEWSKPQVQNN